The sequence AGGTACGAACGACTTTGTAATCGAGCTTCAGCATATCAAAAAATCGTTCGGAACCAGCGATGTGCTAAAAGATATCTCCTTTTCGGTAACAAAGGGAGAAAGCTTGGCAGTGTTGGGAAAGTCGGGTACTGGAAAATCGGTGCTTATAAAGTGCATTGTGGGACTGATTGAACCGGACGATGGAACGATTATTCTCTTCGGAAAGAACACCGCGACAGTCAAGAAAAGAGAACTTACGGAATTGCGGAACAAAATCGGTTTCCTTTTTCAGAGTGCTGCCCTGTACGACTCGATGAGTGTGAGGGAAAATCTTGAATTCCCGTTGCGGAACATGCAACAAAAACCGACGCGCGCGGAAACCGACGATCTCGTTAAGGATGCATTACAGAGTGTCGGATTGTCTAATGCCATCGACAAAATGCCTTCGGAACTATCGGGTGGTATGCGCAAACGGTTGGGACTTGCCCGAACTCTAATTCAGAAACCTGAGATTATGTTGTATGACGAACCTACAACAGGACTCGATCCGATTACCGCACGCGAAATCAATGCTCTAATTCTCGATGTACAAAAAAACTTTCAAACAACATCAATCATCATCACTCACGATATGGAGTGTACAAAAACCACTTCAAACCGGATCATCGTGTTGGGTGAAGGGCACTGTTTGGCAGAAGGCACATTTGAGGAACTGGAAAAATCGGACGATAGCAATGTGAAATCATTCTTCGAATGGGCAGCCAGTTTGCAACAACAAAATAATTCTTTGCGATAAAGGAGAGTTCTCCATGGTCAAAAAATCATCGACCCACATTAAGCTCGGAATATTTGTAACGAGCGGTCTCATCTTGTTTGCTTTTGCCATTTACGTAATCGGCATGAATCAGCAATTCTTCAATAAGACATTCCATATCTATGGAGTCTTTAGTGATGTAAGTGGATTGCAGGAAGGCAATAACGTAAGATTTGCCGGTATTAAAGTGGGAGTCGTCGAAAACATAACTATAGTAGGCGACACCACCGTGAGTGTCGACATCTCGATTGATGAAGATGTACGAAAATTCATCAAGAAGGACGCGATTGCTTTGATTGGAACCGAAGGACTGATGGGCAACAAAGCCCTGATTCTAACACCAGGTTCAAGTGATTCAACGGAGATAAGGGCTGGGGATACAATCAAAACAAGTCCTCCGATGAACATTGACCGTATGATGGGTACTGTTATGTTGACGAATCAGAATTTGGCGCGCATCACCGAAGATTTGTCAGATATCGTGCATACCGTTAGTGAAGGAAAGGGAACGGTTGGGAAATTGTTGATGGATACGTCTTTTCTGAATGTCCCGATTAATAATGCAATTCAGGTAACAACCGATTTGCAGGATATTGTTGCAACGATTCGCGCGGGCGAAGGTGTTTTAGGGAGACTGGTTGCCGATTCGGGGGCTGCCAAAACCATCGATACCACGTTAGTAAATCTAAAGGAGGCATCGGAGAACTTCAATAAATTGACGTTGAAAGCGAAGAAGAGTTTCTTGTTATGGGGCTTTTAAGAATATTGCTCGAAAGTTGTTCACATTTCAATTCACCCATCGTCACGTAACTTGAATGTCGATTTCATATTGCTGCTGGAACTTAACGGTTCGACTATTCGTTTATTGGTTGTAATCGCAATTCCAACATCGAAAGTACTGTAATCTTTCAAATCGTCAATTTTATAACCAGGTATCTGTGAAACTTCCATCTATTTCCCAAGCTGCTGCTAACGCACGAGACATATTCGTGCGTTTCCCCTTTGTCCTGCTTGATACTGTCGTGGGGACAGTGTGCGCGCTCATCTTAATCGATAATCAGGATACTCCCGGATCGACTGTTTTGAATCAGGTCGTATTCGGTGCAATCCTCGGATTTCCGTTGCTTATCTGTCTAACCTTTACTTCGGAAAAGTGGAAGTGGCGGAGATCGGCTTCGTTGGGTGTGCAACTCGCTGCTATACTGTTCGTCGGATTGTATTCGACGACCGTTCCGCAGAATCTTGACGGGATCCCCGGGATTCATCCAATTCGACTCCTGATGCTGACAATTGGAGCGATTTTACTTGGTTTCTCGGTACCGTTTTTTAAGCGCTATAACGAACTTGGGTATTGGCAGTTTTGCAAAGCACTATGTTTGAGAGTGTTCACCACAGTTTTTTCTGCAGCTGTTTTGTTTGGTGGACTGGCAATTGCCCTTGCTGCGCTTGACTATCTTTTTGGAGTTGATATACCCGGAAGGCGATATGGTGAATTGTTTGTATTGATCAATGGAACATTCGCGATATGGTTTTTTCTTGCAGGCATTCCCAAAGATTTGGATAGTCTTAATGATGTAACCGACTATCCGAAAGAACTCAAAGTATTCTCGCAGTTCATCCTCATCCCTTTAGTGATCATCTACTTCGTTATTTTGTATGGATATCTTGGAAAGATTCTGTTGGTGTGGGATTGGCCAAAAGGCTGGGTCAGCCGGCTTATTCTTGGCTTCGTTGCGACTGGTCTCGTTTCGCTCTTGTTAGTGCATCCGATCCGTGACCGGATTGAGAATCGTTGGATGAAAACCGTTGCCCGATGGTTCTACGTGGCGGTCATACCACTCACCATCATGCTCTTTTTAGCAGTGTGGCAGCGAATCTCCGATTACGGAATTACGGAGGGTCGTTATCTTGGTATCGCTACCGTTATTTGGCTTTGTGTTATCGCGCCGTACTTCATTTTTAGTAAACTGAAGCGAATTCTCTTTTTACCAGCTTCTCTTTGTGTCGTAGTGCTTGCTGTTAGTTTTGGTCCATGGGGTATGTTTTCCGTTTCCGAACGTAGTCAAGTGAGCCGGCTCAAACAACTTCTTGTACAAAATCACTTACTTGTTGACGGACAGGTGCAGAGTCAGCAAGACTCGCTGCCATTAGAAACCAATAGGCAGATTAGTTCGATCCTTGGTTACCTTTCAGATGTTCATGGATTCGAAGCAATCCAACCCTGGTTTCGTGAAAGTTTACTCCGAGATTCAATCAAAAATAGTGATATTTACAAAGATCCGGCACAGGTCGCAAAACTAATGAGTGTGACCTATTCTCGAGTATCGGAAGCTTCGGACGATGGAAGTATCACTTTTGCTTCTGACCGCGACTCTGCGCTTCACATTGATGGTTATGAGAGGATGTTGCGACGACAACGCATCCACTCGGGAAACACAAACCGCGAATTGTCTAACGAAGGAATTGCATACCAAGTCGGTTTGGATCTGAGTACGATTAGTGTTATGGTGGAAAATAAAACAAAGTCAATCGATACACTGCAAGTTGAACTCAAGCCGTTGGTAGATAAACTCATTACCGAATATGGCAAAGCTTCTGCAGACAAAATTCCACCCGAGAAAATGGTAATCGTTGCAACCAGCGCTTCGACGATGATCAAGATCTTTATCTCCAGCATTAACGTACAACCACATGATGGAAAATTCGAGGTTATGTCCTTTGAAGCAGATTTTGCATACAAGTATTGAGCTGAATATTCGTTGCGACTTCGAGGCTATTCATCCCGCATTACAAACTGAGATTTGGCAATTGATGCAGGAAATTGTTATCTTGCAGTACATGGTACTTGTCTAAAAAGAAGTCACGCAGAACCTGCTTTCGTAAACGCTCGAACCCCACTTTTTCGAGCGTGAAGTTGTGTTGGTGACTTCAAATCTCCTTTAAACAGAATGCAATTCGATTCGCAAAGAGTGTGTACAATCACTCTTAATGCGTTACTATCTAAAAGATTTTGGAGAATTTTTCGATGAGTCATCCTCAATTACCCGAATATTTTTACGAGTTATTCAATCCATCGCTGCCACGGCTTGGCCCCGGAAGTGACGAATGTACTAAACGAGCGTTGGATTTGCTCGGCTTGACGAACGCGCAACCAGTCGGTGAAGCAAGTGAGAAGATGCTAAGGATTTTGGATGTTGGATGCGGCAACGGCACACAGACAATCCAGTTGGCAAAGCATCTCAACGGTTCAATATTGGCGGTGGATAATCATCAGCCGTTTTTGGACGAACTCAAACACCGAGCTAACATCGCAGGAGTTTTCGACAAAATTCAACTCAGACTGGAAGACATGTGCGATCTCAAGTTAGCGGAAGGATCGTTGGATTTAATCTGGTCTGAGAGTTCGATCTTCATCATCGGTTTTGAGCAGGGGCTTAAAAGTTGGCGCAAGTTCTTGGCGCAGGGTGGAATGATGGGAGTATCGGAAATGTGTTGGCTACGTTCAGACCCACCTGCGGAGTGTGTAGAGTTTATCGACAACGTGTATCCAACAATGATGAGTATCGAAGCAAGTTTGGAAACAATAACGCGTAGCGGATATGATACTCTATCGCACTTCACTTTTCCAGAGTCGGCGTGGTGGGATTCCTTATACACCCCGTTAGAAGAGCGATTAAAAGTACATCGCAAGATGTACTTTGCCGACAACGACCGGATGGCACTAATCAATGCCATTCAAGCGGAGATCGATAATTTCCGAAAGTACTCCGAGTATTATGGATATGAGTTCTTCCTAATTCGCAAAAGCGATGATTGAGCTCTTTAGCTGATGCACTTTGGTATTATCCAACTGAATGCTTGTTAACGACACCCTCCCGAAAACAATTGTCCTTGGGGGGGTGCTCGTTTTGAATACATAGCGTTTACAAGAAATCATTTTGAAACAAGATTTGGTAATCGGCGATAGGTAGATCCTTGGCAGCACTCGCATTCAGAGTGAGTCGTAAACAGCGAATCCATTTTATAAAATGCATTATGCCATTCGATTGAAAAAGCAGATCATTTCAGCGCCAAATCCGGAAATGGATGACTCGTATTACCTTGTAAGTATCGGTTCAACGTGTACTTCACGTTCGCCGTTTTGCCAAAGTAGTATCGTCAATGTAGCATCTGCACTGGTTTTCAATGAATTTGATCGGTTTAACTTCTGAGTATCGTCGCTGCCGGAACCACATCGCATGTGCGTTGCTGCTTGTTATCGTCCATTTGATTTGTTACTCGACAGTGTTTTCTCAAACCGATTCTTCAGTAGGAACGCAGATAATCCAAAGTGTATCGCTTCGTTCGATTGAGAATGCGATGAATCGTCGGAATAGTCTCGAATCGAAACCTCTACCCTTTACGATGTTTCGTGATTTCTCGCAGATTATCGGATTTGTGGTCGATTCTACGTCGCAAGACATCGTTCTTTTAGCAACGAAACAAACAGGATTGCCGACGCTCCATCCCGATGATTTTATTGTTGGCTACAACAACGTATTTATCGACAGTAATCCGCCGTACTGCTCGCTGGATCCCGATCCGGTTGATATAAACGAAATGTCGCAAATTACTCAGGGAGCGAAGGAAAGCGGCATAAGTGATGTCGAAATTGTTTCGGAGTGGATGTTCCGGCGACTCAAACAGGAATGGGGAACCCAAAAAGTCGTCATCGAAGGTGTACCCAAAAATTCGCGTTTCGCTTGCAAGATGGTTGAAGTCGATTATCACATGAAAAAGATCTCGCTCGGTATAACCGAAATGGATTCGATAACGTCATACATCGATCGGGTAGCGGAATCGGGAGTCGAGAAGTATATCAAGACGGGAGTCACGGAATCTCCGATTTCCTTAACGCGGTTTTGGTTTCATATCGAGCTGCCGCCTGAAGAGGGTGGAACGGGACAATACCGTTTTCCGACATTTTCGGAAGCGGAAGGAATTGTGTTGATCGATCAATGCCCGATTGTACTGCTAACTGAGCAGCAACTGCTGTATGCGAAAAATAAATTGGGCAACAGTCGAAGTTCCGATCGACCAGCGCAAGAATTCGCCGATGAGTTTTCCAATCGCTTCGCGAGTGTTTCGAGGATTCATAGTGGTTATGCC is a genomic window of bacterium containing:
- a CDS encoding DUF4153 domain-containing protein produces the protein MRFPFVLLDTVVGTVCALILIDNQDTPGSTVLNQVVFGAILGFPLLICLTFTSEKWKWRRSASLGVQLAAILFVGLYSTTVPQNLDGIPGIHPIRLLMLTIGAILLGFSVPFFKRYNELGYWQFCKALCLRVFTTVFSAAVLFGGLAIALAALDYLFGVDIPGRRYGELFVLINGTFAIWFFLAGIPKDLDSLNDVTDYPKELKVFSQFILIPLVIIYFVILYGYLGKILLVWDWPKGWVSRLILGFVATGLVSLLLVHPIRDRIENRWMKTVARWFYVAVIPLTIMLFLAVWQRISDYGITEGRYLGIATVIWLCVIAPYFIFSKLKRILFLPASLCVVVLAVSFGPWGMFSVSERSQVSRLKQLLVQNHLLVDGQVQSQQDSLPLETNRQISSILGYLSDVHGFEAIQPWFRESLLRDSIKNSDIYKDPAQVAKLMSVTYSRVSEASDDGSITFASDRDSALHIDGYERMLRRQRIHSGNTNRELSNEGIAYQVGLDLSTISVMVENKTKSIDTLQVELKPLVDKLITEYGKASADKIPPEKMVIVATSASTMIKIFISSINVQPHDGKFEVMSFEADFAYKY
- a CDS encoding MlaD family protein codes for the protein MVKKSSTHIKLGIFVTSGLILFAFAIYVIGMNQQFFNKTFHIYGVFSDVSGLQEGNNVRFAGIKVGVVENITIVGDTTVSVDISIDEDVRKFIKKDAIALIGTEGLMGNKALILTPGSSDSTEIRAGDTIKTSPPMNIDRMMGTVMLTNQNLARITEDLSDIVHTVSEGKGTVGKLLMDTSFLNVPINNAIQVTTDLQDIVATIRAGEGVLGRLVADSGAAKTIDTTLVNLKEASENFNKLTLKAKKSFLLWGF
- a CDS encoding DUF1598 domain-containing protein, which codes for MNLIGLTSEYRRCRNHIACALLLVIVHLICYSTVFSQTDSSVGTQIIQSVSLRSIENAMNRRNSLESKPLPFTMFRDFSQIIGFVVDSTSQDIVLLATKQTGLPTLHPDDFIVGYNNVFIDSNPPYCSLDPDPVDINEMSQITQGAKESGISDVEIVSEWMFRRLKQEWGTQKVVIEGVPKNSRFACKMVEVDYHMKKISLGITEMDSITSYIDRVAESGVEKYIKTGVTESPISLTRFWFHIELPPEEGGTGQYRFPTFSEAEGIVLIDQCPIVLLTEQQLLYAKNKLGNSRSSDRPAQEFADEFSNRFASVSRIHSGYAELENYFRLIAMLRAMKFKKCYEKANWQGEPSFTKYRFTENETLADTVTGLVNLRKHQTEVHRNQQHFEIFVCPVVCGGVDMNFPITDSQFSENRKEDLVALKQLILTARRADSTGVWSVPVPDSLLRRVLP
- a CDS encoding class I SAM-dependent methyltransferase is translated as MSHPQLPEYFYELFNPSLPRLGPGSDECTKRALDLLGLTNAQPVGEASEKMLRILDVGCGNGTQTIQLAKHLNGSILAVDNHQPFLDELKHRANIAGVFDKIQLRLEDMCDLKLAEGSLDLIWSESSIFIIGFEQGLKSWRKFLAQGGMMGVSEMCWLRSDPPAECVEFIDNVYPTMMSIEASLETITRSGYDTLSHFTFPESAWWDSLYTPLEERLKVHRKMYFADNDRMALINAIQAEIDNFRKYSEYYGYEFFLIRKSDD
- a CDS encoding ATP-binding cassette domain-containing protein, producing the protein MGGEQQAQKAVGTNDFVIELQHIKKSFGTSDVLKDISFSVTKGESLAVLGKSGTGKSVLIKCIVGLIEPDDGTIILFGKNTATVKKRELTELRNKIGFLFQSAALYDSMSVRENLEFPLRNMQQKPTRAETDDLVKDALQSVGLSNAIDKMPSELSGGMRKRLGLARTLIQKPEIMLYDEPTTGLDPITAREINALILDVQKNFQTTSIIITHDMECTKTTSNRIIVLGEGHCLAEGTFEELEKSDDSNVKSFFEWAASLQQQNNSLR